The Prochlorococcus marinus str. MIT 9301 genome segment TGAGTGTAATTCTTATATTAATTTATTATGTAATGTCATTTTTATTTAGTTCCTTCGGAGTAAAGGGTATTTTACCTCCAATTTTTGCTGCATGGTTACCTGTCTTAATTTCTCTTGGAGGTGGAATTTATTTATTAAGAAGATCAAGTTCTTTTTGATATTTAAATCACATAAATTAAGAATGCAATACAAATTATTTTGCAAAAAATAATTTCTTAAATTTTTATTTCTCGTCTATTTTTTTATAACCATACCAATCAGGATGGTTGTTTTCTTCAATAATGTTATTTTCTTGAGTTAATTCTATTTCCCAAATACCTATCTTTTTTATTGGTTCACAATCATCGCAACTAATTAACATTTCTAAAGATGCAAGATCATCTTTATGCTTTTTTTTACACCCAATAAGCCATTTAGATTTAGCTATATTTTTTGCCTCTAATTTACTTGAAGCTATAACTAATCCAAATTCATGTTTTTCCTGCATAGAAGTTGGATTGTATCCTCCAATATTGACAAACCATAAATTTTTTTTTTGAATTATTTTTTTTACTAATTGCTTTTTCCCTATTTTATTCTTTTCAACATTTATTAAATTAATCTTATGGCCATCTATATATTGTATTTTTTTATAGCTATCAATATGCAAACCTTTTGAAGATCCAAACCAATCCTTTCTTAAAGCATCGTATGTGTCTTCAATTTTAGAGCCAACAACCCATCTAACATCATGTAATTCAATATTAGCTTTTTCTGCTCTACCCCCAAGTACAACCAAATAAAGAAAATTATTTTTTGAATTATTCACTTTCAATAAATCAAATTTACAAAAACTTTAATTTAAATTATAAAAATTTACTTTAAAGATTATTTCTGATAATTCAGAGATTCTGTTAATTAAACCAACCTTTTTTCTTTTCTTTAACTTTTGGTGAAGTCTGAATATTAGGCGCTTCGTCAACTCTACCTTTGATAATCATTAAGGGAACTATTGCCCATAGAGCTAAAAACAAAATCCAGAAAAGGTAGATGTTCATAAAATTAGAAATGAATAACACAATAATAAAATTTATTAAATAAGATTCGTGAGTTTCTTTTTAAAGTTCTAATTTAAATGTATAATTGAGAATTTTTGTTTTAATTAAAGCTAAAAAAAATAATTCATAAATTTAAAACAAGTATTTGTGATACCTTCAGAATAAAAATAATTGAAATATAAAAAATCTATAAATAAATACAAAATAATTGCACTCAACAGAACCACTGCTTTGCTTCAGGAAATGTGGAGTGCAACCTTATAATGACACGATAAAATTCTTTTCGTGAATTTTTATAAATCAAACTTTTGATTATCTAGAATAAAATCAAAAATTAAAAGATCAATGAAAAAATGTGATTTATGTCATAAGCCAGATAAAGTTCATTATAGAGTTAAATCCATAATTCATAAAGAATGGATTTTTTGTTGTAAAGAATGTTGGAATGAAACTTCTAAGCAAAATAATTATTCCTACGGTGGAACAAGAAAGTCAAGATAATAAATTTTCCTAGAAACTAATTTGAAAAATAATAATCAAATAATTAGAGGCTTAGAAATATATAAAATTACTTTCAATAAGTACATGACAAAAAGTAAGCTAAATTTAATATCTTAAAAACAATTATTTATTCTTTATCAATTTTGGCATTTTGTTCATTTTAGGAATTCTATTATTTTTTCTTTCGGAATCTAATACTAATAAATCAAAATAACAAATAAACCAATTATTATTTTTAAAAAAGATTTTAACTTTTAAAAATAATCGTTAATTTCTTTTTTTATAGATTTATATTCGAGATTAATATCTTGAATAAATTCGTCAACTTCTTTTTTTATATTTTTATATTCATCAATTTTTTGTTTGCTTTTGTTATAGAAAATTGATTCAAATTTTCCTGGATTTGCTACCTCAATCCAATATCCTGCTAAACAATAAATTTGGTTAGGAACAAAGTTTAAAATCAATAAATTCTTGGATTTTTTATACTGATTAATAATCTTATTAGCGAAATTACCTTTAGTTTTGTTTGTCCCAAATAGAGTAATATCTTTTGCTAAAGACTTAAAATTCTTAGATAGATTCTTACTCTTTTCAACTGAATTTCTAGAAATTATTTTTTCTAGAGAATAACAATAATCGAAAAAATTTGTATTTTCTTTTTTTGAAGGATATACAGTTATCAAGGAACTTAAAAGTAAAAAAGAAGTTAAAGTTAATTTCTTAAACATTTTTAAATTATATTTACTATTACATAAATATAAAAAGACAATTCATAAATTACTCTTAATTTCCTTAAAAAAATTCACATTAATTCAAAATATTTTCTATTAATAGACTTAAACCACTTTAAGAAAACTTTAAAAGTATTTTGTACTAATTAAGTATTTATCAAATGCAATAATTTTTTTTCTTATAATAAGTTTATGAAAAACTCTTTTTTGAAAAATAAAAGCATCAAATCTTTTTTAGATTTTTTTTCTAGAGTATCAATTTCAGCAATATTTATCTTAGCCATACCAGGCAAAATAAATGATTTTGAACGAACAGTTGAAT includes the following:
- a CDS encoding DUF1543 domain-containing protein, translating into MNNSKNNFLYLVVLGGRAEKANIELHDVRWVVGSKIEDTYDALRKDWFGSSKGLHIDSYKKIQYIDGHKINLINVEKNKIGKKQLVKKIIQKKNLWFVNIGGYNPTSMQEKHEFGLVIASSKLEAKNIAKSKWLIGCKKKHKDDLASLEMLISCDDCEPIKKIGIWEIELTQENNIIEENNHPDWYGYKKIDEK